Proteins encoded by one window of Salvia splendens isolate huo1 chromosome 7, SspV2, whole genome shotgun sequence:
- the LOC121741508 gene encoding pectinesterase 1-like, translating to MDSVNSFKGYGKVDELEEAAFRRKSRKRAIVLSISLLLLLLLIIGVVAATLSHKKSTNKDSGDVAAAQVAAVKSICSVTQYRESCISSLDSSNSTNPAKIFELSLMVAMDSLRKIANFSNTYADRAENNTLAKQALKICESELNDAVQSLEDTISAVSGSGGGKKLSSRIDDLRTWLSAASTNQETCLEALDEADAEFAAEIRDLMKNSTEFASNSLAIATKIVAVIGDFKIPSHRRLLGEVPEWVDRRMLQEIRPAPNVTVATDGSGNVRSVAEAVALVPKKSDARFVIYVKAGEYVENIDMDKSCWNVMIYGDGKGVTVISGSRNFVDGTSTFSTATFAIAGRGFIARDITFKNTAGAEKHQAVAFRSGSDESVYYRCSFNAFQDTLYPHSNRQFYRDCDVAGTIDFIFGNAAVVFQGCNIQPRQPMPNQFVTITAQGKIDPNQNTGISIQRCTISPLGTLTAQTYLGRPWKNFSTTVIMETNIGGFLNPKGWISWVANVDPPASIFYGEYRNSGLGSATANRVMWAGYKPAMTPAEASKYNVESLIQGPSWLPSTNVAFQST from the exons ATGGATTCCGTCAACTCCTTCAAGGGCTACGGCAAAGTAGACGAGCTCGAAGAAGCCGCATTCAGAAGAAAATCTCGAAAACGCGCTATAGTCCTCTCCATTTCCCTCCTTctactcctcctcctcatcatcggCGTCGTCGCCGCCACTTTATCCCACAAAAAAAGCACCAACAAAGATTCCGGCGACGTCGCCGCGGCTCAGGTCGCCGCCGTCAAGTCCATCTGCAGCGTCACTCAGTACAGGGAGTCATGCATCTCCAGCCTCGACTCCTCAAACTCAACAAATCCCGCCAAAATCTTCGAGCTCTCGCTGATGGTGGCAATGGACTCTCTCAGAAAAATCGCTAACTTCTCCAACACTTATGCTGACAGAGCGGAAAATAACACGCTGGCCAAACAGGCCCTAAAAATATGCGAATCGGAGCTAAACGATGCCGTCCAGTCGCTGGAGGACACGATCTCTGCCGTGAGCGGCAGCGGCGGAGGGAAGAAGCTGAGCTCCCGCATCGACGACCTCCGGACGTGGCTGAGCGCCGCCTCGACTAATCAGGAGACGTGCCTCGAAGCGCTGGACGAGGCGGACGCGGAATTCGCCGCCGAAATCAGGGATTTGATGAAGAATTCGACGGAATTCGCGAGCAACAGCCTGGCCATCGCCACCAAAATCGTGGCGGTGATTGGGGATTTTAAGATTCCGAGCCACCGGCGGCTGCTGGGGGAGGTGCCGGAGTGGGTGGACAGGCGGATGCTGCAGGAGATCCGGCCGGCGCCGAATGtgacggtggcgacggacggGAGCGGGAATGTGAGGAGCGTGGCGGAGGCGGTGGCGCTGGTGCCGAAGAAGAGTGACGCGAGGTTTGTGATATACGTCAAGGCCGGAGAGTACGTGGAGAATATCGATATGGATAAGTCTTGCTGGAATGTGATGATTTACGGAGATGGGAAAGGCGTCACCGTTATTTCAGGCAGCCGGAATTTCGTCGACGGAACTTCGACTTTCTCCACGGCCACGTTTG CAATTGCCGGAAGAGGATTCATCGCTCGAGACATCACGTTCAAGAACACGGCCGGGGCAGAGAAGCACCAGGCCGTGGCCTTCCGATCGGGGTCGGACGAATCAGTCTACTACCGGTGCTCTTTCAACGCCTTCCAAGATACCCTCTACCCACACTCCAACCGCCAATTTTACCGCGACTGCGACGTCGCGGGCACCATCGACTTCATCTTCGGCAACGCGGCCGTCGTATTCCAAGGGTGTAACATTCAGCCCAGGCAGCCCATGCCCAATCAATTTGTCACAATAACAGCCCAAGGCAAGATTGACCCAAACCAGAACACTGGGATTTCCATTCAACGATGCACAATAAGCCCATTGGGCACCCTTACGGCCCAAACGTATTTGGGCCGTCCGTGGAAAAATTTCTCAACTACAGTTATAATGGAAACTAACATTGGTGGATTCTTGAATCCCAAGGGCTGGATTTCATGGGTGGCAAATGTGGATCCACCCGCCTCCATTTTCTACGGGGAGTATCGGAACTCGGGTTTGGGTTCGGCTACTGCCAATCGGGTCATGTGGGCTGGATACAAGCCCGCCATGACCCCGGCTGAGGCCTCCAAATATAATGTGGAATCCTTGATTCAAGGTCCATCTTGGCTGCCTTCAACAAATGTGGCCTTTCAATCAACCTAG
- the LOC121741509 gene encoding alanine aminotransferase 2, mitochondrial-like — MASTPVTRDTINPKVLECEYAVRGEIVILAQKLQEDLKNNPESHPFDEILYCNIGNPQSLGQKPITFFREVLALCDHPALLDKSETHSLFSDDSIKRASQILSQIPGQATGAYSHSQGVKGLRDTIAAGIGARDGFPSDPNDIFLTDGASPAVHMMMQLLIRSEKDGILCPIPQYPLYSASIALHGGTLVPYYLDEATGWGLEISELKKQLETAKSKGICVRALVVINPGNPTGQVLAENNQKQIVEFCKKEGLVLLADEVYQENVYVPDKKFYSFKKVARSMGYGEKDITLVSFQSVSKGYYGECGKRGGYMEITGFSPEVREQIYKLASVNLCSNISGQILASLVMSPPKAGDQCYESYSAEKNAILSSLAKRAQQLEHALNGLEGVSCNRAEGAMYLFPRIELPKKAVEAAKAAKTAPDTFYARRLLNATGIVVVPGSGFGQAAGTLHFRCTILPQEDRIPAIISRLTKFHEAFMKEFRD; from the exons ATGGCTTCTACTCCTGTTACTCGCGACACAATCAATCCCAAG GTGTTGGAGTGCGAGTATGCTGTTCGTGGAGAAATCGTGATTCTTGCGCAGAAATTACAAGAAGATCTCAAAAACAACCCCGAGTCTCATCCTTTCGATGAG ATACTCTACTGCAATATTGGAAATCCACAATCTCTTGGCCAGAAGCCAATCACTTTTTTCCGTGAG GTCCTTGCTTTATGTGACCATCCTGCTCTCTTGGATAAATCTGAAACACACAGTTTATTTAG CGATGATTCCATAAAACGAGCATCTCAGATCTTAAGTCAAATTCCTGGACAGGCAACTGGTGCATATAGTCACAGTCAG GGTGTCAAAGGATTACGTGATACAATTGCTGCTGGTATTGGAGCTCGTGATGGATTCCCATCTGATCCTAATGACATTTTCCTGACTGATGGTGCAAGCCCCGCG GTTCACATGATGATGCAGTTACTGATACGGTCTGAAAAAGATGGCATTCTCTGTCCCATTCCTCAGTACCCTCTTTATTCTGCTTCGATCGCCCTCCATGGAGGCACTCTC GTCCCCTATTATCTCGATGAAGCAACAGGATGGGGGCTGGAGATCTCGGAGCTTAAGAAACAGCTTGAAACAGCCAAATCTAAGGGCATTTGTGTCCGGGCATTGGTGGTTATAAATCCTGGCAATCCTACCGGGCAG GTTCTGGCTGaaaacaaccaaaagcaaattGTGGAGTTTTGTAAGAAGGAAGGACTTGTTCTTCTCGCAGATGAG GTTTACCAGGAAAATGTTTATGTCCCGGACAAGAAGTTCTACTCTTTTAAGAAGGTTGCGCGGTCAATGGGCTATGGGGAGAAAGATATTACCTTGGTCTCGTTCCAGTCCGTCTCCAAAG GCTATTACGGAGAATGTGGGAAACGAGGAGGTTACATGGAGATCACCGGGTTTAGCCCCGAGGTTAGGGAGCAGATATACAAACTGGCATCAGTCAACCTTTGTTCCAACATATCTGGACAGATTCTTGCAAGTCTTGTCATGAGCCCACCAAAG GCCGGAGACCAATGCTACGAGTCTTATTCAGCAGAGAAAAACGCAATCCTGTCCTCGTTGGCTAAGCGTGCGCAG CAACTGGAACACGCGTTGAATGGCTTAGAAGGAGTGAGCTGCAACCGAGCAGAAGGAGCCATGTATCTATTTCCGCGGATTGAGTTGCCAAAGAAGGCGGTAGAGGCGGCTAAAGCTGCCAAGACGGCCCCGGATACGTTCTATGCTCGTCGTCTCCTCAATGCCACGGGGATAGTAGTTGTTCCTGGCTCTGGCTTCGGACAGGCGGCTGGGACGTTGCATTTTAGGTGTACGATACTACCGCAGGAGGACCGGATTCCGGCCATCATAAGCCGTCTCACGAAATTCCATGAAGCATTCATGAAAGAATTTCGTGATTGA